A stretch of DNA from Acropora palmata chromosome 12, jaAcrPala1.3, whole genome shotgun sequence:
TTTGATGACATAAAATTAAGAGGGATTGACATTTGACAGACGCAAGCTTCGTGTTACAAAGATGAACAAGCGCTTATTGTGAGCTTTAACTTCCTCTCGCCtgccaatattttttttttttttcaaagagggTCATTACACTTTAAATCAGCAAAATAAAGTCATGCACCAAAATCAAAGTTTTGACAAACATCAAAATCATAAGCAACCGATGATTAGCGGACgtcttccctctctgcaacaaaatcaagaaaaaaaaaaaaaaactacattAGTTGCTTGCCATAACCCATTGTAGTTGTTATATATTGCTAAATATGCAAATCTGTGACGTTATTGTCTCCGTCGTCTTTGTGTTGTTTAAGGGAACTTCAGCGACCATGACGACAAGatcgtcacaaatttgcatatttaaccgTTAAAAACAGTCGtacttttgcacgctttgtaCGTgcatctttattttttttttcctttcatttcgCAGTTGTTCTCGTCCTAACGGCGAAGTTAAATgacatgttttgcagttgtttggGCGACATAATCACCTGATGAcgaatttttcagtttttatcaCCTCTACGCAGTTTATACCAATGTCGTTATAGGATATTtagcaaacatttttcaaccTTCCTTTTGGACTTCCAGTTAGCACTAGGTTATTAAAAATGGTATGTTGTCTGTGATGGGGGGAGTTGGTAAGGTTCAAATAACGGACCTCTCCTCCTGCTCGGTAGAGTGGGCAATCACTTCCTGTGTGCCTAACAATTTTCCAGGACCAACGGCTGCTGGAGGTCAGTTCCTTCCTTATCTGttttgaaagacaaaaaaaatgctaaaaatgtCTTATCTTTCAAGGAGAATGTCGTCAACTCTATTTCCCAGCCGACTTTATGTTTGGTAACAGACGTCTCATGAAACATGTCATTGCAACTATAAAAGTCCTAAACTTCGATTTCTGCGAGCTGCAATGTTACCACCAACCCAATTGTGTCAGTATAAATTTCAATGTCATCCCAGTCAGCGAGGGAATTCATGAATGCGAGCTAAACAACGCCACTCATCGAGGTCATGATAACGAGCTTCTTCTCTTTAAGGGTAACATATtaaaatcaaactaaatcaaTACACGACTCCCTTTCTGGGAAGTATTGAAACACGTGAGACAGATTAGCTGGCTGTTTACAAACACACTCGAGTCGAAATAAACCGAACAAATACAGGCGTTCGTCAGAAAATTGACaatgacattattttatcaaattttagtttctccaaaccctTTACATATATGGATTATAATGAATTATTTACGTCATCAACATGTGTTcataagattatggagcacGCTAATGATATATGCAAGACTGGGTGACTTTGCTGGCTACGTTATAATTATAAACAAAAGCATGCTAAGCACTCGACTTCAGTTGTTATATATTCTGTTTAGTAAATTTAGTCTCGCAAGCTTTTCACATTTGATGAtcctatgttttttttttttttttattatccaCGTAATCTAACttgcaaaatcaatttctATTCTATCCAAGAGTGCTTGTGACAGAGTCGCCTGTAACAACGGAGGCACATGTCAAAGTGGTTTCACAGATAAAGGATATCGCTGTGTTTGTCCTCCATGCCTCACCTCAGCTCATTGTGAACGAGGTATTAGAAGCTCTATAGCAACTTGAAGCGTTTACTTTACAAGAATTCAAGCAAGAACGATTTGATGTTACTTATCTTTCCTTCAATGTGAACTGAATTTTGCAATATTGCAGTTGAGCCCGCTGAATAAACGTGGAAAACATAAAGGTGGTGACGTTGATAACGTCAATTGACgtgaaagcaataattatgatgatgacGCGAGCAATGACGATACTGACATTCGAAAATAGTAGTGTTCATGGTAATGCAAAAGACACTTATCCTAATGATGTGGACCACGACGAAGATAATTGTATGCACAATTTGGCACCGGGTTTAAACGAAAAATTAAACGCATAACAAACTTCCCCTAGTAGTAACACATATGACACGTTCCCGTTGAGTGCGATGCATTTGCCTTAACTTCTCGTATGGTAATTTACTTACAGATTGTCCCGAAAATTGGGCGGTACACTGCAAATCATGTTATTACATGACTGGTGAAACTTCCTCAAAGGTAGAAGATACTCAGGAAAAATGCAAGACAATGTCAGCAACGCTCCCTATCATTAAATCAGAATCGGAAAACAGCTTTATTCTTGACATGATGAGCAATCAAAAATCTTGGGTATGGCTTGGTATGGAAAGAAAACAGAGCAAGATGGTTTGGTTCGATGATGCACCAGCAGAGCCATCAAATGGAGCACTGCACAGCGCATGGAAAGCAGATGAGCCGAGTAATACTGGAAACGAGAATTGTGCTTACCTGAGCTTCCACGATAAAGCGTGGAATGACAACAAGTGCAACTATGGAAACAACCCCAGTCCCTATGTCCTTTGTCAAAGGGAGCACAAGAGGAATGGGTCATCAGAAATTGctgggtaaaaaaaaaaaagtagctATAAAATAAGCCGATAAATGTCCTAAATTAGGCAACTCAAGAATCATAATATAGAGACGTTAATAGCTGACATTCCTTTATAGGACTATTCAATATTAACAAATATGTAGCCCCTGTACTATTTGATATCCTTAATAATGTCAGAATGCCCAAAATACCTCTTCGTGTTGTCACACATTTTCTTTCTAAGCTTAAGAGGACTTCTTGTGGTCCGGATGAGCTCCCTTTTTGGCTTTTTAGAGTTTTTGCCCATGATCATGCTCCTGCTTATACCAATATGTTTTACATCTTACAGCGACAACATAAAGTTCCATCCTCTTGGATGATGGCAGATATCAACCCTCTACCAAAGGAGTCTCAATTGACTACTCTTAGCCAGCGTCGATCAATTTATTTGACTGCTGTTATTATGACACTCTTTCAACGTCTGATTTATAGCTACAACTTTCCAGTATTTGCAAAGATTATATCGATTTAGATCAGTTTGCTTGTTGTAATGGTCATAACTCTGCTATGGCATCGATTAAATGTCAACATACATGGCTAAAGTGGCTGGATGGCAGGGCTtattttgtcagattttttTTACTCTTACTTTAGTAAGGCCTTTGACTCTGTATAACACAACAGTACTAAATTGAAGAAAGTAATATTGATCCATATATCATTAATTGGcttattagtttttttttttttttttagatcagagGAAGCAGAGAGTTGTTGTCGATGGTTACCGCACTAAATTACACCGTTTCTATAAATAGGGGAGTTCCTCAAGGCACAGTTGTGGacttattttctatttttattattattttttcttaacgTTATCAAAACAGTCAATACCAATAAGAATCTTCTAGTTAAATTTGCAGACTATATAACTATTAGTTTGCAATGCCGATTTGGGCAAATGTAGGCTTAGATGAGTCTGAAATGGAAGTTCTATCCATTATTGAATCAGTGGTCCGAGAACAACCTGAAGAAAGCTAAGTCGACGAAAACATAAGAACCTCCTTTTACGAGGAAAGACTACCGGGACACCTTCTTAACCACTTCAAAACATAGGGAGAAAAGAGAAGCAGAAACAGTTACTACTGGACGTTAACTTTAAAACCATGTAAATGTTATCGCTACTCTATTTAGAATTTGGACTAACCTTTTCAAACTTTGATCCTTTCAGTCTTTACATATGCTATTAAGgttttgaagtaaatatttaAGTAGAATTATTGATAAGCTCTGTTACAGATGTTATAAGTTGGGTTCCTGCATAAAGCAGCACAGTATTTTGGATACTCGTTATAGAGATAGGAAGTTTTGGGGTAGGATCTCTTCTACCAACATCGCTTGAGCAATCTTCCACCTCCCCAGCAAACACGGCAGTTGAGAACTGCGTCGCATAATTATATTCTACCTAAGTTCCGGACAAGTCGTTTTAAACCTGTTTTTATTAATAGATGTCTTTTTactattaattaatatttgttgttgtttttttgtttgtttgtttgtttaaggtttttgctttgttttgtttttgttttttgttttgttttgtttttttgtctttgttttgtttttttgccttttgtcttgtttgtttgttttttgtcctGAGATGCCAAATGTCCCCTTCCAAATTGGGTCTGTGTCTCAAAAGtgtcgcttgcttaagctttCTATTTCTTCCTCTGTTTCGCTAATTTCAAAGATCTGTGCCCGAGCAAAATCCTATTTAAGCCAAAGATGCATTTGTTACGTAAATTTATGGTTCCTTTTCAAGCAGTTTTCAGTACTGGTGTACGCACGTGCGTATGTGGGTATATAGTAGCTACTCCCCCGTGTCTATCTACAGTGGAACCCCGATACAACGATCTTCGATATAACGATATTCCCGATATAACGATGAGTTTTTGGCGCACCGAGCGTAAAATCTTCCCCGATATAACGATGTTACAGTATCAGTACACAGtacaatttaaacaaaacatcGAACGATAACATTACAGTAGTCGACAACAGCAACCTGTAACGTTTCTGTCAACAGTTTTAAGTTTACGATGCCTCTTTATCCTCCTTGCCAGTTAGTAGTTCTTTCAGTTTTAGTATTTCTGATTTGGGCGAACGAGAGAGAGGATtccttttctctctttcaGCGATGAAGGGTGCGTTTTCAAGATTGCAAATAAGACAAATGAGGCAAACCAAACTTGAATAGTACTTTAATTAATGAACAAGTGTCTGCttaaaagggaaaaacaaTGAACACGTAAACAGAGAAAAGTAAAGACGATTACAGTCGCGACTTCACATGttcaaaagttttgttttgtttcccctTTACGATTCATACCACAGACTTTGTTTTGTAACcatttgtaaccattttgatAACTTCTAATGCTTCGCAAATTGTTTAATTCAAAGACAATGCTGCGTATTTCCAACACGGTATTTGTGAGTTAATTAAACAATATGTAGTAAAAAAAGTACATGTTAATTTTACCCCGATATAACGATATTTTCGGTCATTTTACGGCAATATCGTTATACCGGGAGTCTCGATGTAACGATACCCCGATATAACGATCTAATTCCACTGCTCCCTTGGCATATCGTTATATCGCGGTTGCACTGTATTTATAGtatatgaagtgatatatgaaatgtttcaaataatgaactgcggatttgaaatcaagtgagctatgatcatcgcagttgtggacgcaatttaagcaattgcgtatagaagccttaTGGAGGGATATCGAATCTAGTAAGAGATGGGTTTCGTCCTCAATTTTATTGTCACTGTAAAGGAACTTTGTCGTACCTATGGCCACCTGTTAGTTAGTCATTCTACGCCAACATATAGCTATCTTGAACTTGAAACCTCTGGAATATAATTGCAgtaatatatttctttaaaatgtcaaattgGTTTGTCAAAGCGCTCAGAGCAACATTCAAGATATTCAGTGATCGAAGGAAATGTAAACATCCCTTTGTCTATGGAGGGGAAGTTAGCGAGGAGACTTTTACTAGACGTGACTTtagtgaaaaggaaaacaaaaagcctGAGCGCCAGAGTTGAcgaaccaaaaaaaaacaaaacaaaaaaaaagaaaagcaaactagCAAAACAGAAGTATTTAGTTAATTTAGCGTTATCGAAGGTAATACATTAATATAAGGTTTAGTTTTGTTGATAGTAACTGCCATACTAGTAGTTAAATGAAACATCGCAAGTGTTTTCCTCAAATGTGTGGTGGTTAGTCGTGAGTTTGTGGGAAGGGGCTTGTGTATTCAGTTCTTgttagcttttgttttgcataGTTTCCCGGACCCTCTGGACTCACGATGCCACAAGTTGGACAGTATTTTCTTGTGTTGATTATCTACACCTCACACGCAAGCCCATAACTTAGCAACAAgccatttccgagttttcCTCAGTCTCTCTATTAAAGTTAGTCTGAGTgcgattttgttttgttatgataattagtgttgatttcaatataaatgaaaaatgatatTCACAACAAAGAATTCCACTTTGACTCACTTTGACGTGAATTAATTCGAAAATGCCCAATTTTTATAGCAACCAAAAACACTGATTATAATTTTAGAACATTTGAAGTATTGACAGCCGAAGCTAGTTAAAGATCTTTTGTAGTTATTAGTAAGGATGGTGTTAAGACTCTAGCAAGCAAAATTAGGGTGCATGATAGGGTAGTGGTTAATCCGGGCGATGGTTCCACTGCAGGAGAATCGGAGCTGCGTGGTATCGATAATAAAGGACTAATCAACTTGAGCTTCCAGCAACATTTAGAATTAAAGGAACGAAAACTCACGATGCTAGAACTCGGAAGACAGATAAAACAGGAAGAAAGGGAGGCGGAGAGAGAAAAGGACCGCATTAGAATTTTTGGCCTTATCGTCCTTTAACGTTTTACTTTTCTCTTATCAGTTTGCGTTCCTGTTGTTGTTAAGCGataccatatatatatatgtaaagCTTCATAtataaaattcataaaaaaaatcatatatatatatatatatatatatatatatatatatatataagctTCATATACAaagcatatatatatatttaaagcttcaccttcatctcagcatcagcatcagcactgcactgatgaggcccagaaggccgaaacagtactttctgcagttagatatagctctttggtgtaaaaaccaaattgagcactctatctgggatgagtccttgctatttagcaattgcgcacgctcactagagtactctagttcgagcactctggcaggactgagttaccacatttgtgggaagctcgaggtggcttttaaagcttcaccttcatctcagcatcagcactgcactgatgaggcccagaaagCCGAGAAGAGCCTGCAGTTGACTCGTTTACTTGTGGAGTGCCTACCAGAAGACTTTCTTCGTCAAGCCTTTGTGGATTTGGGTGAGATTGTATTGttatctttctgtttttctttttgctgcccTTCTGGTTtactcttttacttttttggtgGTGTTCTGCTCTCTCCCCTTTTGGGGTTGAGCCTCCAGCTCTGCCTTGTGGTTTAGCTTGGgggttcttgactttttcGGTGAAACCATGCCTTCGGATTTGCCTCGTACAATTGTTCTTGATGTTTCGAAATTTCCTGCTGCTGTTTCTCGTGTTGAGATGTCGTCCGCTATCGTTAATCGTTTTACCGCCTACAAGGTTAATGCTGTTCAGTTTGTTGGTAATTTGGCTAGAGTTACTTTTTCGTCTGCTTCTGATCGTGATGCCGTTATGCGCTTGGAGTCTGTTCGTGTTGGGGATGTTGATTGTGTCGTGCGCGGGGGTGGCCCTCGCCCGCAGAAAGTTTTTGTGTACGGTTACCCTGTAGAGGGCAATTCAAACTTATTGACTGATGCTTTGAGTCGCTATGGTGAAGTTCATGATGTAAGATTTCGCCACTGGCTTCACATGTCTGAGGTGGCCGATGGAGTTAGAGTGGTATCCATGGTGCGTAACCAGGCTATACCACGTAATTTAGAAGTCGATGGATATCATTGTAAAGTTTCATATTATGGCCAGGCTAAAGAATGTGACATTTGTGAAAAGACGGGGCATATTGCTAAGGACTGTCCCTTCAGGGGAAAATGTCTGAGATGTGGTCAGGCTGGTCACCTTTACCGTGATTGCCGCAATGAACCTATTGCAGCAACTACCCCTGGTCCACGTGAGCTGCCGGTTGATCCTGAAGACAACCGGTCTGGCGAGGCTATGGAGTCTGATTCTTTAGTGAATCGCACAGCTCCCCCCGTTGATTTTGTCCCTGCAAGTATTGTCTCCTCGGATGGATTTATACCCATTCGCCGCAGGGCCAAGCGCAAACGTGCTAGGATTTTTGAAAGCAGCGATATTGGCAATGTTGATAATTGTTtggttaatgataataatggcgATACTGCCAGTAGTGAAAACGGCGAGGCCGTTGATATTGTTATTGATGATGTTAACAGTGATAGTCAAGCAAGTAACAGCAGTGTTGCAAATCACAGCACTGCCAGTATGAACGATAAtagtaccaataataatattagttgttACATTTCCCAAACTAGTAATATTAATAGCAGTAAGGATgacaataatagtagtaatagtaatagtagtgATGCTATTAATAACTGtagtgataatagtaataatgatactaGTTGTGCTGCAAGTTGCAGTGGTGTTGATAATGATATTAGTAGTGGTGATATTATTAGTAACTGTGTTGTGAGTGACAACACTACCGATATTActgataatggtaatgatattGGCAATTCCAATAGTagtaatgttaataattgcaagaatgataaaaatattgtagttAATAATGCTTCCAGTAGTCatggtaataatagtaatatcatTAGTAATATTGACTGTAGTACAATTCTTGTTGATAATGTTCCATCTAACGCTAATGATAAAAGTGATAAAgtcaatgacaatgacaataatggTTCCATAACCTGGGAAGATGTTATGGCTATGGAAGACGCTGCTCGGGAATTGGAAGAGGTCCCGGTGCCCGCGTCCCCTCCAGTAATTGACCCAAGCATGGCTCGTACGGCCCGTCGTTCTGATCGGCTTCAACAATCATATATACCACGCCGTCTGACTAGAGCCTCTGCGAAATCTAAAACTTAATAATGGCTTTGTCTATTGTCACACTTAATGCTAATGGACTGCGTGATCAGTCCAAGCGCGCAGGTCTAGTGCAATGGTTTAGATCTCTAACTGTGGTCCCTGATATTGTCTGTTTACAAGAATGTCATTGTTCTTCTGACTTGGAATGTCAGACTTGGTTTCGGGCCTCTGGTTATCTGTGTGCCCTAGCTGCTGGTTCAACGCATGCCCGTggctgtattattttatttcggcCAACTCTGTCTCTTGTACAGTCTTGGTCTGAACCTGATGGAAGATTTTTGATGTGtgaatttcgtttttgtaaCCAAGTTTTTCGTGTTTGCTGTGTTTATGCTCCTAATAGTAACCCACAACGTAATCAGTTCCTTGACGATGTTTCTGTCAGGATTGATCCGTCTGTCCCGACTGTGCTTGCTGGTGATTTCAACACCGTTTCCGTTTTCGACCGGTCTCTTGACCGTCGTGGATCGGATCCCTTTGATGTATCTCGTGAATCATCTTGTGCTCTGAACCGTCTCCTTAACGCCTGCTCTTCAATCGACATCTGGAGATATCTCCATCCTACGTCCTCCAGTTATACTTGGACGAGGAGTAATGGTTCGCTTTCTTCCCGTATTGACTTCATCTTAGTACCTCATGTGTGGGTCCCGTCTGTGTCCTCTTGTGATATTGTTGCTTGCCCTTTCTCGGATCATTGCGCTGTTGTTATGTCTGTTCGTGTTCCTGaagttccttctcatggtccTGGAGTTTGGAAGCTCAACTTATCTGTTTTAAATGACCCTGAGTATATCTCTCTTATTACCAATTTCTGGTCTGATTGGCGTGCTGCACAGCCCTGTTTTCCCACCCTGGCTAAGTGGTGGGACAAGGGGAAAAGTATCATGAAGGGACTCACTATTAGATATTGCTGTGTTCGTTCTTCTCAGCGGTCACAACACCGTAGCCTCTTGTCTAGGCTGGCAGACCACCTAAAATGTCGCGTCGATGCTGGTTTTATATCTTGTTTGGGGCCCTACCGCTCCACTCTTGCGGAGATTGCCCGAATGGACATTGAGGTTGCCCGTGGGGCTCAGGTTCGTGCTCGCGCTCGTTGGGTGGAAGAAGGTGTAACATCTTCAGCATTCTTTCTTCGTCTCGAGAAAAAGCGAGCTGCTGACCGGTCTGTTGCAGCCTTGCGTACGAACGACGGATCCATTGTATCCCATAATGATGACCTGTGTCGTGTTTTTTCGTCCTTTTATGAGTCCTTGTTTACTGCTGAAGCTACCGATCCTGCTATAGCCAACTCTTTGTTGAGCAATGTCTCCTCCACTCTGCGTTCAACTCAGGCCGACCTTTGCGATGGGCCTTTGAGTTTTCATGAATGTTTTGCAGCATTAAATGGTATGGCCAGAGGCAAGTCGCCTGGGTCGGACGGCCTGCCTATGGAATTTTATGTAAAGTTTTGGCCCATCTTGGGGACTGACTTGGTTAATGTGCTTAATTCGTGTTATTTGTCTGGTGTCATGTCTCTCACCCAAAGAAGAGGTCTAATCTCTTTGATCTTTAAAAAGGGAGACCGTCTTGATCCCCGTAACTGGCGTCCCATTACCCTGTTAAACGTAGACTACAAATTAGCTGCCAGGGTCGTCGCTGGTCGTTTACTGAAAGTCATTCATTTGGTTGTCGCGAAAGACCAAACCTGCGGTGTTCCAGGGCGATTCATAGGGGAAAATGTGTCCATTATCCgtgatgttgtttcttttgcttctcgGACAGGTGTCCCTTTAGCCATTTTGTCCTTGGATCAAGAGAAAGCTTTTGATCGTGTGGACTGGGGCTTCATGCGTGCAACCCTCGGTAGGATGGGATTTAAGTATTCCTTTCTACGGTGGGTTGGTCTTTTCTATACCCAAGTTCAGAGTGCCGTTATTGTTAATGGAGATAT
This window harbors:
- the LOC141860205 gene encoding C-type lectin domain family 4 member M-like, which translates into the protein MTGETSSKVEDTQEKCKTMSATLPIIKSESENSFILDMMSNQKSWVWLGMERKQSKMVWFDDAPAEPSNGALHSAWKADEPSNTGNENCAYLSFHDKAWNDNKCNYGNNPSPYVLCQREHKRNGSSEIAGSEEAESCCRWLPH